The Peptoanaerobacter stomatis genome includes the window AGGACTTTTTGAAAAATACGGTGTGAAAACTGATGTTGTAAAATCAGGAGAATTTAAGGACATCGGCTCATCTACAAAACCTATGAGCGACCAAGATAGAGAAATATTTCAAAAATTGATAGACAATTCTTACGAAAGATTTGTAAAAGTTGTATCTGAAGGAAGAAATATGCCTATAGAAACCGTAAAGACTATAGCTGACGGAAGAGTATATGATGGACAGCAGGCATTGGAGCTTGGACTTGTAGACAAAATGGGATATTATGAAGACGCATTGAATGACATGATAGACGCATTAGCCTTAGACGATCCTAAAATAATAGAATACGAATATACAGAAAATATCGACAGTTTATTATCACTATTAGGAGTAAGTTATAGCAATCTTATGAAATCAGAAATGCAAAAGAGCATCGATGCTGTAAAAAATCTACAAACAACTAATCAAAACAGACCTATGTACCTTTACGGAGGTATGTAAAATGTTATTCAAAAATAATAAAAATACAGACAAAGTTACAGATTTTATAGAAAATAATGAAGCAAATATGGCAAACAAAGAAAATTCATCAAAAAATCAAACTGTAACATTAACCGCCAAAGATATGGTCGATGAAACTGCAAATACTATAATACTTGAAAAATCTGCCATAGCAAACACAAAGCTCGAAGACGAAACTGAAGAAAACTTAACAAATATAAATTTTAACAAACAAGATATGGATAAAAAAGTAGACGAGTTTTATAGCGAATACAAAGACGAAAACCATGAAGAATACAACAGCACAGGCGTAAAAGAAACCGTCCCTTCATTTGCGCAAGATGAATCCTCACCCTCAGATATTTATATAAAAAACAATATGTATGCAGGTTTTTGGATAAGAGGTCTTGCATTTTTGATAGACTATTTTTTAGTCTGCGGAATAAAAAACATAATTGATTATTCAAACATATTTACCTTAGGCTATGTATTAAATAATATGATGTGGATAATATTATTCGTACTTTACAACTTCATATCTGTATATATTACAAACGGCTATACCATAGGTAAAATACTTACAAATATTAAAGTTGTACCCGAAAAAAAAGAATATATGGACTTTTCAACAACTTTTGTTAGAGAAGTAGCAGGAAAATATATCCTGTTAAAACTTCCTATAATATTTTTCTTCTTAGTATTTTCAAGTAAAAAACACAGTCTTATAGATTATCTTTCTGACACAAGCGTAATTAGAGAAAAATATTTACCATATTTTGAAAAACTTACAAATGATAGTAAAATTCAATAGATTTTTAATTATAATGGTATAAATTTAATAACACCGTTTATAAATTTTTTATACAAATTATCTATTATTCTATCAGCGATTAATATATGAAAAGTAATTCCCTATGGAAAGGTGAAAAAATTGGATATAAATATAGTAATTAACAAACTTATAATGCTTTTATTTTTAACATTGCTCGGTTATATAGGCAGAAAAAAGAACATATTAAACGATATATATAACAAGGGTTTTTCAGTGCTTATACTTAACTTTACTTTGCCTTGTATGATTATAACGTCTATGTTAAGCACAGGTGCACAAATAGGCAAATTTCAAATTGTACAGATTTTATTATTAGGTTTTTGTATGTACGGATCTTTGACACTTATAGCAAAATTTATATCAAAAGCGTTCAAAGCAGACGATTTGGAAGACGGAGTTTACAGATTTTGTACAGTTTTTAACAACAATATCTTCATAGGTTTTCCAATTATTCAAAGTATGCTTGGAGATGAAGCCTTATTTTATGCTGCTGTATTAAGCATAGCAAACACTCTGTTTATGTTTTCGGTCGGAACATATTTTATGAGTAAGCACAAAAAAGCCGAAAAAATCTCCATAAAAAAGATATTAAACCCCGGTATAGTTACATCTGTAATCTGCACAATACTATATTTTTCAGGTTTTACTCTTCCTAATATGTTGAAAGATGTCTGCGAACAAGTAGGAAATATAACAGTACCTCTGTCAATGATAGTAATAGGTGTATCACTTGCGGATATTCCTGTGAAAGATGTTGTAAAAGACATAAAAATATATATTTTCTCAATCCTAAGAATGATTATAATACCGGTGTTGTTTTTCTTCATACTTTCACCTATAATATCAGACAAGATGATATTGCATGTGATTATAATAACTATGGCTATGCCAGGTGCAACACTATGCGTATCAATGGCGACAGAATATGACTCCGACATTATGCTCGCATCAAAATATGTATTTATGTCCACAGTGCTTTCAATAGCAACAATACCGCTTGTAATAAAAATCATAGCTTAGAATATAATTTTCAATAAATTTTATTAATATATCAAGCTTTAAAATAAAAAAATTATACTAATGCCTAATTAAATATACATTGCTCAATTTAATATATTTTTTAAATATGCCGGCATTTCTATATTTTATTTTAAAAAGGTTTAGTATAAAAATGAATATTCAGACACTTAACAAATCAAAGAAAGTGGGCTTATTATGAGTAATATAGCTATAATATGCCATTCAACACATCATGGCAACACAAAAAAAGTCGTTGATGAAATGGCAAAAGCAAGAGAAATAGACATTTTTACAATCACACAAGCAAAAGAACAAGATTTTTCCTCTTATGAATATATAGGCTTTGCGTCAGGCATATACTACCAAAGTTTGAGCAAAGACATACTGAAATTGGCACAAACCATTTGCTTTAATAAAAATCAAAAAATATTTATAGTCTATACCTGTGGTGTAATTAACAAAAAAAATACTTCAAAATTAGAAAAAATTATAAAAGATAAAGGTATGAACATAACAGATACATTTTGTTGTAAAGGATACGACACCTTCGGTCCTTTCAAGCTCATAGGCGGAATTGCAAAAGGACATCCAAGCGCAAAAGATCTTGACAATGCTAAAACATTTATAACAAATCTATAACAAATTCTATATTATACTAAACTTATTTTAAAATATCATAAAATATATAAAACTTAATTCAATAAAAATATTCCAGATTTAATTTTTTCATAATGCAATAACAATCTATCTAATTAAAAAATATCAACTTATAAATATATTTATTTAGATATTCAAGCTAAATAAATATAAAATCAAATTTATAAAACAGAAAGGATAGCCATGTACACATTCGACACTATAGTTGCCCCTGCAACAGCGAGCGGTACAGCAAGCATAAATATAATAAGAATAAGCGGAAAAGACGCTGTTAATATAGGTGAGAAGATTTTTACACCTAAAATCGCCAAAAACAGCCTGTCACAAAATCCGAGAAAATTAATTTACGGTCATATAGTACATAACGAAAAGATAATAGATGAAGTAATGGCTTGTTATATGAACGCTCCACACACATTTACCTGCGAAGATGTTGTCGAGATAAACTGTCACGGCGGTAAAAAAAGTGTTGAAGAAATAATATCCATAATACTCACAAGCGGTGCAAGACTTGCAGAAAACGGAGAGTTTACAAAAAGAGCATTTTTAAACGGAAGAATAGATTTGTCTCAGGCGGAGTCAGTTATTGATATAATAAATGCAAAATCTTCAAAAGCATTTGAAAATGCACAAAAACAATTACAAGGCAAATTATCAAAACGCATTTTCGATATAGATAACACCTTGAAAAAATCTCTCGCACAAATAACAGTCGCCATAGATTTTCCTGAAGAAGACGTACCCGAAGTCACAAGACAAGAGCTGACAGTAGATTTGGATTATTGCGTGGAAAATCTCCAAAAGCTCGAAAAAACATACAAGGACGGAAAAATAATATCTGACGGAATAAATATAGCAATTATCGGCAGACCTAACGTAGGAAAATCATCCTTGTTAAACGAACTCTTGGAAGAAAACAGAGCCATAGTTACCGATATAGCCGGCACAACAAGAGATATAATACAAGAAAGCTTAAGCATAAACGGTCTATGTGTAAATTTGGTAGATACAGCAGGAATAAGAGATACATCAGATGTAGTTGAAAAAATAGGCGTTGAGCGTTCAATATCATCAATAGAAAATGCCGACATAATTTTACTCATGCTTGACAATTCAACTGAAATATCAAACGATGATATAAATCTTATAGAAAAATTACAGCAAAAACAATATATCGTACTGATAAACAAATCCGATTTGGATAGCAAACTCAATATAAATCATATACCTGATTTTATTGATAAAAACAATATTATGAACATATCCGCAGAAAAAAAAGAAGGCATAGAGCAATTAAAAGAGAAAATATATTCTATGGCAATAACATATGAAGATGAAAATACAAACTCTGTAATACTCACAAATTCAAGACATTATGCACTTATACAAAATACCATATCCAGCCTTAAAGATGCAAAAACAGCCATATTAAATGATGTGGAGCTTGATATAGTAGAAACTGACTACAAAGACGCACTGCAATATTTGGGAGAGATAACAGGAGAAAGCGTCAGCGAAAGCTTACTTGATACCATATTCTCACAATTTTGTATAGGAAAATAAATTCCGATTTTAAAAATGAATAATCAATAATATTAATACATCAAAAATCCAAAGCTAAAAATTGTAACATAATAAAAACTAAAAATTCAGCATATGTTGTTGTATAATAGTATTATAGAAAAATGTACAAAAGGAGGAGTATTATGCAAGATTATTTGTTATTAGAATTATCTATAAAATCTATCGCAAATAGTGATGACAGATTTATAAGCAAATTATCAAATCTGTCGGCAGTTATATATCAATATATGGACAGACTTAATTGGGCAGGATTTTATATATTAGACGAAACTTGGAACAATTTATACTTAGGTCCATTCCAAGGCAAAATGGCTTGCAGCAATATAAAAATATCTGAAGGCGTATGTGGTAAAGCCGTTAGAGATAATGCCGTTCAGCGTGTATCTGATGTACACAGTTTTGAAGGACATATTGCGTGCGACTCTGACAGTAAAAGTGAGATAGTTTTGCCACTTAAAAAAGACTGTAAAATATGGGGAGTTTTAGATATAGATTCACCTGAAAAAAACAGATTTTCTCAAGAAGACGAAGAGTTTTTAACACGGATGGCACAAATAATAGGCGAAAATGTATTTGAAGAAAAAAAAGTTTATGAAGGACTTTTTACAAACCAATGGATATAACTCCCTTATAATAGGGAGTTTTTTGTATTTTTTATATGGTAGACTATAATATTAATTTTATATGATTATATAGCTTATACATAATTTTATTAAAAAATAATATAATACTAAAATATATTCAATTAATGGATACATTTATATAAATTATTTACTTTAAATATACTTAATTTTATTTATCTAATAAATTCTTAAAAACAATAATATCCATTATTCTATTAATTTTTGATATAAATTAAAATATTCTTAAATATATTAAAAAATATTTATATTTAAATAATAGTATTATAATTAATCTTTGAAAAGGATATTTATGATAGTAAATGATAAACGATACAACAATATAAACTTTGAATTAAAAAAACATTTTTCACAAAAAATAATCAAACTTTCACTTGACGGAGGCTTTACCTGTCCGACAAGAGATGGCAAAATTGACACAAGAGGTTGCATATTTTGCTCCAAAAACGGTTCAGGTGAATTTACCAATTTTAACACAGATATACAAATACAAATCGATGAACAGATAAAACTATTATCAAACAAATGGCAAAATTGCAAATATATAGCATATTTTCAAAACTTTACCAATACATACAAAAACGCAGATGAACTTACGAAATTATATAACTTTGCACTAACCAATCCGGACGTCGTAGGCCTATCTGTCGCAACAAGAGCCGATTGTTTAGGTGATGATGTACTTAAAGTGCTTGATTATTTCAACAAGAATACATATTTATTTGTAGAAGTAGGATTACAAAGCATACACGAAGACACTGCAAACTTTATAAGGCGTGGTTATAATCTCAATACATTTGAAAATGCACTCACAAAATTGAATGAACTTAATATTAAAACTGTTGTACATACAATAGTAGGACTCCCCACAGAAGACAAAAACAAAATGATGCAAACTTATAAATATCTTAACACAAAAGATATATGGGGCATAAAAATAAGTCAACTGAATATATTAAAAGACACAGATTTAGAGATTTATTATAGAAAAAATCCGTTTTATATTATGAATGCAGATGAATATATATCCTTCATATGTGATATTATCGAAAACCTGAGAGATGACATAGTCATACACCGTCTTACAGGAGATGGTGCAAAAGATGAACTCATAGCTCCGAAATGGATATTGAACAAAAGATATGTATTAAACGGTATAGATAAAGAACTTAAAAAGAGAGATACTCGTCAAGGAGACTTATACTTTCTCTAATAAATGTAAATTAGAAATTATTTTTAATAAATTGAAACTAAACAATTTAATATTAAAACAATATAAATTGTTAATTTTTATAATACTTGATTACGCTTGAGTAAAATTTGTTCTATAAAACGTGTAGAACGAGGCGGACAAGTGGAACTTGAGTGCGTGTACTGTAGTTACACAAGCGAAAGCTCTACGAAGTCTAACGAAGTAAATACACGATTTTAGGGCAAATTTTGACAAATTAAACTGTGAAAATCTTTACATGCTCCATTTAAAATGATAAAATAAATTTAGCAAACGATTTACAAATTTAAAATGAAAAGGAGGAATATTTTATGAAAAAATTTAAACTTATGTTATTGTTTACGCTTATACTTACAATCTTAAGCTCCACTTCTTCAAATGCAGCCGCCAAGTACTCCAAAATTTATCCTGATTGCAAAACAAAAAAAGGCAAATACACTATATCATACACTACAAAAAAAGGACTCAACTTATATGTAGAAGGAAACTCAAAGCCTGTTGTTTCTATTCCGTATTCACAGGAAATCCTTGATTACGTCTTGAATGACGAAAAGATATATTATTCCTATAATAAAAAAATTATGCAATTCGATATAAGCACAAAAAAGAAAATCTCCATAAAAGAGTTTAAAAATAATCCGAATATATGTGCTGTAAGAGATGAATACATATATGTAACTGTATATCCTTTTGACGAAAATCACGAAGGAGAATATGAAACTGATTTTTACAAAATAAATATGAAAAACAAAGAAACAAAATTACTTGCAAAAAATGCAAGTTCAATTGTACTTGCAGAAAATAATATATTTTACAGACCTACAACTACCGATGTAAGCGGTCAACCATTATACTCCATAGACTATAACGGCAAAAATTTAAAAAAAATATCAGATGATGTAATACACTACCAAGTAATTAATAAAAAGCTGTATTTTGTTACAGAATCAATCCAAGATTTTATACAAACAGTATATGTATCAAACGTAGACGGAACGGATAAAAAACAACTTGCAGGCAACATAGACGGTTACGTTTATAATATAACACCTACCGATATATATTATTCAGTTATAGGAAATGACACTAAATATTACAAACTCAATCTCAGTACAAAAAAAATCGAGATTGTAAAACAAATAAATACCAATGTATATGAGCTAAATTATTAATAATGTAACTCATTAAACAAATAAGTATAATCTATTTTACTATTGAATTTTAAGCTTATTTCAACATTAAAAACCGTCATAATAAAGGAGAAACATTATGAAATCTGCAAAGATACTTGCAATATTTTTATCCCTATTTTTAGGAATGTCCAATATTATATATGCTCAAGATACATTTTCAGCTATAAGCAATGCTAATAAAACACTGAAAAAAGGCGACTATACTTATAAAATTGATTATGTAGACTATAATTCTATATTAAAAGTATACAACAAAAACAATAAGTTGGTGATTTCATTGCCAAAAGTATATTATGCACTTGCAGGAGATAAAGGATTTTATTATTCAACCAACGACTACAACACCTCAAATACGGACATAATATATACAAATTTAACTGACAACTCATCAAAAGTATTATACAGCAAAAAATCGAATTCCCCTGGATTTATAAATGCAGTGAGAGACGATTATCTATATTTTCAAATATCAGACGGAGAAGTTGCCGAAGAAACAATATCACCATTATATAAATTGAACTTAAAAACCGGCAAAACATCAAAAATAATTGAAGATGCAGGAGAAATACACTTATCCGACAACAAGATATTCTACAAAAAAACTTCACGAAATAAAGAAACAGACACATTATATTCAAGCGACTTAAACGGAAAAAATATAAAAGTTATAGAAAAATTTGCAAATACATTAACAGTCGAAAACAACAAGCTCTACTATGCAGCAAAAAAATCTGACGGAAGTTACTGTATATATGAGATGAGCGAAGATTTATCAGGCAAAAAACAAATATCAAAGCCTTTTTACTGCACGCATATATTGAGCATTACAAGCAAAAGCGCTAAATACACAGTAAAAGAAAACGAAGTAGAAGAAACATACAAAATGGATTTTGCAAGCGGAAAAATCACAAAAATAAATTAAGCTTTCATAAACCGTATAATTATTGATATTATAGTGATTATACGGTTTATTTTTTATATCATATATATTACTCCACTTTCATAAATTTCAAAATCAAAAAATGTATTAATAATTTAATATATTTTTATAATTAATTTAATGTTAATAAGGTATAACAAATATATAATTAATTTAGCTATATGAATTTAATATCAGAAAGGAGAAAACTTATGGGATATGATTTATTAGGATTAATGGCTTTGGGTTATTTAAGTCTGTTCTTAGGTGCAGCGATAATAACTACAATCAATATAGTAGTGTTAATCGCAACTTATCTTTTGACAGGAATATCGCTGTACAAATTGGCTATGAACAATGGTCATCAAGACAAAGCTATACTTGCTTGGATACCTGTAGTTAATTTGTATTTAGTAGGATTATTGGCAGGAGATACAAAATTGCTTTCAATAGATTTACCGGCACAATGGTTAGGCATTATATTGGTAATACTTAGAATAATGGGCGGTTTCGGCGATAAATCTCCGTTTATACTTTGGCTTGTATCAACTATACTTATAATATTCGCATTTTACAACCTATATAAAAGAGCCGAATCCCCTTTAGCTGTTATTATGGCTATACTCAGCCTTATACCGTTTTTAAAAGCCATATTCTTATATATTATAAAGGATAGAAACTTATTATATTTTTATGAATAATTTTTAAAACATATAATACACTATAACAAACTATAAAATCTCTAAAGTTTATATAATTTGTTATTTCAAAAAATATAAATTTTTAAAGAATTTAGTATAAAACTCAATAAAACTATAGATAAATAGGATTTTATAAATTCAATAAAATCTAACAACATTTATTACTTTCTCATATAAATTATCTATTATCCTATCAGAGTTTAATATTGATATAAAAAATGAGTTGAATGTATTTGATTAAAGGAATTGCTAAAATGTAAATATATCTATAATCAAATACATTCCATTTCGTATTTTTATTATACGCTCATTTAGCTATATTATGAGTATATCTTATAGTTTTAATAGCCTTTAACATCATAGAAATCTTCAGTATAATTTTTATTTTTAGAGCAAAATTTTTTTTAAAAGTTAATAATTATACTTGACCTTATTTTTTTATTGTGGTAGTATTTTATATGTAAGTTTGGGATATGGTTTTCTTTAGTATAAAAGTTTTAATAGAAGATGATATCTTACTCAACTTTTCTATAATTTATAGTAAAATATATTGTATCGTATTAGTTTTTTTAATAAATGATGAATATTTTAATATTTTTTTATTTTAAAACTATACTTTTTTTGTAGTAAATATGTGCAAAATACAAAAAAGATATGAATATAATTTAAACTACAATATCTTTTATATATTTGATTAATTTGTTGAAAATGTAATTTATTTTTAAAAATATTATATATAAAAGTTTCATTAACAATTAAGATATTTTAAAAAAATCAAAATTATTCTGAGTTTAAATAGATAAATAATTTATTTATGGGTATGTTGTAATTATCAGTTAGTCTATTTATAAAATATATTTTAATGTATATTGCGCATTTATATTTTTGAAAATTTAAGGAGGCAGTAATATGTTGTATACTACAACACAAGAACACGAGGCGTTTCGTAAAAAAGTAAGAGAATTTGCAGAAAAAGAAGTAAAACCTATAGCATTTGAACTTGACCAAAACAATGAGTTTCCTGATGAAGTTGTCAAAAAAATGGGTGAACTCGGCATAATGGGTATACCTTATCCTAAGGAATACGGCGGAGCAGGCTTAGACGTTATAAGCTATGCAATCGCTGTTGAAGAGTTGTCAAGAGTTGATGGTGGAGTAGGCGTTATATTATCGGCTCATACTTCACTTGGAACATATCCTATTGCTGCATTTGGAACAGAAGAACAAAAGAAAAAATACCTTGTTCCTCTTGCAAAAGGTGAAAAAATAGGTGCTTTCGGTCTTACAGAATCAGAAGCCGGTTCTGATGCAGGTGGTACAGAAACTACGGCTGAACTTGACGGAGATTATTATATATTAAATGGCGGAAAAATATTTATAACTAATGCCGGAAAAGCTGATACTTATATAGTATTTGCAGTTACTACTCCGGGAATAGGAACAAAAGGTATAAGTGCATTTATAGTTGAAAAAGGCTGGGAAGGTTTCTCATTCGGAGATCACTATGATAAGCTTGGTATACGTTCTTCTCAAACTTGTGAATTAATATTCAACAATGTAAAAGTTCCTAAAGAAAACTTGCTTGGAAAAGAAGGTCAAGGTTTTAGAATAGCAATGGCTACATTGGACGGAGGAAGAATAGGTATTGCATCTCAAGCCTTAGGTATTGCACAAGGCGCTTATGAATCTGCACTTGCATACTCAAAACAAAGAGTACAGTTCGGTAAACCTATAGCATTCCAACAAGCTATTCAGTTCAAATTTGCAGATATGGCTACAAAACTAAGATCAGCAAGACTTCTTGTGTATTCAGCAGCAGACTTAAAAGAAGCTCATGCAGATTATTCTATGGAAGCAGCTATGGCTAAAAAATACGCATCAGACATAGCATTAGAAGTATGTAACGATGCTCTTCAAATATACGGCGGTAGTGGATACCTTAAAGGTATGGATGTTGAAAGATTCTATCGTGATGCCAAAATAACTACAATATATGAAGGAACAAACGAAATAATGAGAGTCGTAATAGCATCTCATAT containing:
- a CDS encoding RDD family protein, with translation MLFKNNKNTDKVTDFIENNEANMANKENSSKNQTVTLTAKDMVDETANTIILEKSAIANTKLEDETEENLTNINFNKQDMDKKVDEFYSEYKDENHEEYNSTGVKETVPSFAQDESSPSDIYIKNNMYAGFWIRGLAFLIDYFLVCGIKNIIDYSNIFTLGYVLNNMMWIILFVLYNFISVYITNGYTIGKILTNIKVVPEKKEYMDFSTTFVREVAGKYILLKLPIIFFFLVFSSKKHSLIDYLSDTSVIREKYLPYFEKLTNDSKIQ
- a CDS encoding AEC family transporter; protein product: MKKLDINIVINKLIMLLFLTLLGYIGRKKNILNDIYNKGFSVLILNFTLPCMIITSMLSTGAQIGKFQIVQILLLGFCMYGSLTLIAKFISKAFKADDLEDGVYRFCTVFNNNIFIGFPIIQSMLGDEALFYAAVLSIANTLFMFSVGTYFMSKHKKAEKISIKKILNPGIVTSVICTILYFSGFTLPNMLKDVCEQVGNITVPLSMIVIGVSLADIPVKDVVKDIKIYIFSILRMIIIPVLFFFILSPIISDKMILHVIIITMAMPGATLCVSMATEYDSDIMLASKYVFMSTVLSIATIPLVIKIIA
- a CDS encoding flavodoxin family protein, with the protein product MSNIAIICHSTHHGNTKKVVDEMAKAREIDIFTITQAKEQDFSSYEYIGFASGIYYQSLSKDILKLAQTICFNKNQKIFIVYTCGVINKKNTSKLEKIIKDKGMNITDTFCCKGYDTFGPFKLIGGIAKGHPSAKDLDNAKTFITNL
- the mnmE gene encoding tRNA uridine-5-carboxymethylaminomethyl(34) synthesis GTPase MnmE, whose protein sequence is MYTFDTIVAPATASGTASINIIRISGKDAVNIGEKIFTPKIAKNSLSQNPRKLIYGHIVHNEKIIDEVMACYMNAPHTFTCEDVVEINCHGGKKSVEEIISIILTSGARLAENGEFTKRAFLNGRIDLSQAESVIDIINAKSSKAFENAQKQLQGKLSKRIFDIDNTLKKSLAQITVAIDFPEEDVPEVTRQELTVDLDYCVENLQKLEKTYKDGKIISDGINIAIIGRPNVGKSSLLNELLEENRAIVTDIAGTTRDIIQESLSINGLCVNLVDTAGIRDTSDVVEKIGVERSISSIENADIILLMLDNSTEISNDDINLIEKLQQKQYIVLINKSDLDSKLNINHIPDFIDKNNIMNISAEKKEGIEQLKEKIYSMAITYEDENTNSVILTNSRHYALIQNTISSLKDAKTAILNDVELDIVETDYKDALQYLGEITGESVSESLLDTIFSQFCIGK
- a CDS encoding GAF domain-containing protein is translated as MQDYLLLELSIKSIANSDDRFISKLSNLSAVIYQYMDRLNWAGFYILDETWNNLYLGPFQGKMACSNIKISEGVCGKAVRDNAVQRVSDVHSFEGHIACDSDSKSEIVLPLKKDCKIWGVLDIDSPEKNRFSQEDEEFLTRMAQIIGENVFEEKKVYEGLFTNQWI
- a CDS encoding TIGR01212 family radical SAM protein (This family includes YhcC from E. coli K-12, an uncharacterized radical SAM protein.); the protein is MIVNDKRYNNINFELKKHFSQKIIKLSLDGGFTCPTRDGKIDTRGCIFCSKNGSGEFTNFNTDIQIQIDEQIKLLSNKWQNCKYIAYFQNFTNTYKNADELTKLYNFALTNPDVVGLSVATRADCLGDDVLKVLDYFNKNTYLFVEVGLQSIHEDTANFIRRGYNLNTFENALTKLNELNIKTVVHTIVGLPTEDKNKMMQTYKYLNTKDIWGIKISQLNILKDTDLEIYYRKNPFYIMNADEYISFICDIIENLRDDIVIHRLTGDGAKDELIAPKWILNKRYVLNGIDKELKKRDTRQGDLYFL
- a CDS encoding DUF5050 domain-containing protein: MKKFKLMLLFTLILTILSSTSSNAAAKYSKIYPDCKTKKGKYTISYTTKKGLNLYVEGNSKPVVSIPYSQEILDYVLNDEKIYYSYNKKIMQFDISTKKKISIKEFKNNPNICAVRDEYIYVTVYPFDENHEGEYETDFYKINMKNKETKLLAKNASSIVLAENNIFYRPTTTDVSGQPLYSIDYNGKNLKKISDDVIHYQVINKKLYFVTESIQDFIQTVYVSNVDGTDKKQLAGNIDGYVYNITPTDIYYSVIGNDTKYYKLNLSTKKIEIVKQINTNVYELNY
- a CDS encoding DUF5050 domain-containing protein, giving the protein MKSAKILAIFLSLFLGMSNIIYAQDTFSAISNANKTLKKGDYTYKIDYVDYNSILKVYNKNNKLVISLPKVYYALAGDKGFYYSTNDYNTSNTDIIYTNLTDNSSKVLYSKKSNSPGFINAVRDDYLYFQISDGEVAEETISPLYKLNLKTGKTSKIIEDAGEIHLSDNKIFYKKTSRNKETDTLYSSDLNGKNIKVIEKFANTLTVENNKLYYAAKKSDGSYCIYEMSEDLSGKKQISKPFYCTHILSITSKSAKYTVKENEVEETYKMDFASGKITKIN
- a CDS encoding acyl-CoA dehydrogenase family protein, with the protein product MLYTTTQEHEAFRKKVREFAEKEVKPIAFELDQNNEFPDEVVKKMGELGIMGIPYPKEYGGAGLDVISYAIAVEELSRVDGGVGVILSAHTSLGTYPIAAFGTEEQKKKYLVPLAKGEKIGAFGLTESEAGSDAGGTETTAELDGDYYILNGGKIFITNAGKADTYIVFAVTTPGIGTKGISAFIVEKGWEGFSFGDHYDKLGIRSSQTCELIFNNVKVPKENLLGKEGQGFRIAMATLDGGRIGIASQALGIAQGAYESALAYSKQRVQFGKPIAFQQAIQFKFADMATKLRSARLLVYSAADLKEAHADYSMEAAMAKKYASDIALEVCNDALQIYGGSGYLKGMDVERFYRDAKITTIYEGTNEIMRVVIASHIIGRPPKSNKSVKSAVIQRKSVTGDRKRTIFKDGTAKEQVDALVAALKKDGYDFTVGIPLDTPIQLSERVVSAGKGIGDKKNMKLIEDLAKNAGASIGSSRPVAETLKYVPLNRYVGMSGQTFKGNLYIACGISGASQHLKGIKNATTIVAINKNGNAPIFKNCDYGIVGDLAEILPLLIKALDTGKKKDAPPMKKMKRSKPEKLAPNYKLYVCNGCGYEYNPMVGDLEGEIDPGTEFKNIPDEWTCPECGEEKSGFIELEFPYAQ